One segment of Yersinia kristensenii DNA contains the following:
- a CDS encoding terminase large subunit domain-containing protein, whose protein sequence is MSIEIYLPKPHEGQIEAWNAAIEERFHAVCCGRRWGKTVMLVNIATSYATRRFPVPITGEMIAGRVGIFTAQYRQYQEIWDEISAVLHPLIASQSKNEKRIILRNGGRIDFWVTDNNKLAGRGRKYHAVLIDEAAFTKSPEMLEEIWPRAIRPTLVDYRGRAWVFSTPNGIDESNFFYAICHDESLGFVKHHAPTSSNPFIPKDELEETERKSDPRVWQQEYLAEFVDWSKDALLDIDKLLVDGQPVGVPKHCDVVFAVMDTALKGGTENDGTGVVYFAYERTYSEPLLTIVDWDVTQIKASLLPEYMPGVFANLERLEKLCGARLGSQGVYVEDAAMGAILAQKAETEGWDMTPIKSALTSKGKDERAVLASGHHYLGKCKITREAYDKTASFKRSTANHLIKQIAGFHLADRDAHKRADDLFDCYTYGLIITFGNYEAL, encoded by the coding sequence ATGTCGATTGAAATATATCTGCCTAAACCACATGAGGGGCAGATAGAAGCATGGAATGCCGCGATAGAGGAGCGATTTCACGCTGTATGCTGTGGCCGCCGTTGGGGGAAAACGGTGATGCTAGTGAATATAGCTACCAGTTATGCTACACGGCGTTTTCCCGTACCCATAACGGGAGAAATGATTGCTGGGAGAGTGGGGATTTTTACTGCGCAGTATCGTCAGTATCAGGAAATCTGGGATGAGATTTCGGCAGTACTTCACCCGCTAATTGCCAGTCAGTCAAAAAATGAAAAGCGAATCATCCTCCGAAATGGGGGGCGTATTGATTTCTGGGTGACGGACAACAACAAACTGGCAGGGCGTGGGCGTAAATATCACGCTGTGCTGATTGATGAGGCCGCATTTACTAAATCACCAGAAATGCTTGAGGAAATATGGCCGCGAGCAATACGCCCTACGTTAGTTGACTATCGTGGTCGTGCCTGGGTTTTCTCTACGCCTAACGGTATTGATGAAAGCAATTTTTTCTATGCAATTTGTCATGATGAGTCGTTGGGATTTGTGAAACATCATGCACCAACATCATCGAACCCGTTTATCCCGAAAGATGAACTGGAAGAGACTGAGCGAAAATCTGACCCTCGTGTATGGCAGCAAGAATATCTGGCTGAATTTGTTGATTGGTCAAAAGATGCATTACTTGATATCGATAAGTTGCTGGTGGACGGACAACCTGTAGGCGTGCCTAAACATTGCGACGTGGTGTTTGCGGTGATGGATACGGCGCTGAAAGGCGGGACTGAGAACGACGGAACAGGTGTTGTCTATTTTGCTTATGAACGTACGTATTCAGAACCCCTTTTGACCATCGTTGATTGGGACGTCACACAGATTAAGGCGTCATTGCTACCTGAATATATGCCTGGCGTTTTTGCCAATCTCGAACGATTGGAAAAGCTGTGTGGTGCCCGTCTTGGTAGTCAGGGGGTTTATGTAGAAGATGCCGCAATGGGGGCAATTCTGGCACAGAAGGCTGAAACTGAAGGCTGGGATATGACGCCTATCAAATCAGCGCTGACCAGCAAAGGGAAAGATGAACGTGCAGTTTTAGCCTCTGGCCACCATTATCTTGGTAAGTGCAAAATAACCCGCGAAGCATATGACAAAACAGCTTCTTTCAAGCGTAGTACCGCTAACCATCTCATAAAACAAATTGCAGGTTTCCATCTGGCAGACCGTGATGCGCATAAACGCGCTGATGATCTTTTCGATTGCTACACATATGGGCTGATCATCACATTTGGCAACTACGAAGCACTGTAA
- a CDS encoding DUF2213 domain-containing protein has protein sequence MSLTEFEVAERIRDGTVPSPVKFSNMWLVNLRITGTGLAYRAGLKEHVWRDPKLYLNDEFLRRCNGLPVIVNHPDKATLTEEDFKNRIVGSVMLPYVRGDEVWAVCRIYLKNIVDEIIEGEVSTSPSVVFNRSSGNVEVQEGDTNFLIEGVPYLIDHIAVVTKERGSLGVWDKDRIPVGVEVTNTGDIQMEKEELQALLTGVVNDALKGVNEKMDGVVARMDSLEQRDKARADAEAQAREAEEQRKADEAAEEQRKADEAAEEQQKADEAAAEEQRKADEEAEEQRKADEAEEKERNDALLADAQAKADSAFSACGKHAPAPFSGENALDYRKRALMTMQKHSPAHKDVNIRAIADSATLSVLEDAIFSAARQSIEKEMNCTQGQLHKRVRNDDAGRRIIEYQGDPNVWLAAFKTPGRRLAKFNTQGSMSHA, from the coding sequence GTGAGTTTAACCGAGTTTGAAGTAGCGGAGCGGATCAGGGACGGGACTGTGCCGTCTCCGGTGAAGTTTTCAAATATGTGGCTGGTGAATTTGCGCATAACGGGAACAGGTCTGGCATATCGCGCTGGTTTGAAAGAACACGTCTGGCGCGATCCGAAACTCTACCTGAATGATGAGTTTCTTCGTCGTTGTAATGGCTTACCCGTCATCGTTAATCATCCAGATAAGGCCACCCTGACGGAGGAAGATTTTAAAAACCGCATCGTCGGCAGCGTCATGCTGCCCTATGTTCGTGGTGATGAAGTATGGGCGGTGTGCCGTATTTATCTCAAAAATATTGTTGATGAAATTATCGAGGGTGAAGTGTCCACCAGTCCTTCGGTAGTTTTCAACCGCTCGTCAGGGAACGTAGAGGTGCAGGAGGGAGATACCAATTTTCTTATCGAAGGTGTGCCGTATCTCATTGACCACATTGCTGTGGTGACGAAAGAACGTGGATCTCTGGGCGTATGGGATAAAGACCGGATCCCCGTAGGAGTTGAAGTAACAAATACAGGTGATATTCAGATGGAAAAAGAAGAACTGCAAGCCCTTTTGACGGGCGTGGTGAATGACGCCCTAAAAGGGGTAAACGAAAAAATGGATGGTGTAGTCGCCCGCATGGATTCTCTTGAACAGCGTGATAAAGCGCGGGCTGATGCTGAGGCGCAGGCCAGAGAAGCCGAGGAGCAACGAAAGGCTGATGAGGCAGCGGAAGAACAACGCAAAGCCGATGAAGCCGCAGAAGAACAGCAAAAGGCCGATGAAGCTGCTGCTGAGGAACAGAGAAAAGCTGACGAAGAAGCCGAAGAGCAACGTAAAGCCGATGAGGCCGAAGAAAAAGAACGTAACGACGCTTTGTTGGCTGATGCGCAGGCTAAAGCTGATTCTGCCTTCAGTGCCTGCGGTAAACATGCCCCTGCGCCGTTCTCTGGTGAAAATGCGCTGGATTATCGCAAGCGGGCGCTGATGACTATGCAAAAGCACTCTCCGGCACATAAAGACGTAAATATTCGTGCGATTGCTGATTCTGCAACGCTTTCTGTGTTGGAGGATGCGATTTTCTCTGCGGCTCGCCAATCTATTGAAAAAGAAATGAATTGTACTCAGGGACAACTCCATAAGCGGGTACGCAATGATGATGCCGGACGCCGTATCATTGAATATCAGGGCGATCCAAATGTATGGCTTGCCGCTTTCAAAACCCCAGGTCGCCGATTAGCAAAATTTAATACTCAAGGGAGCATGAGCCATGCCTGA
- a CDS encoding anti-CBASS protein Acb1 family protein, whose amino-acid sequence MAEIQISNSPGAVLAEILDSELIRPGGDVNYNLCKLLWQFHPLGGKLVEKPILMAMCKPRQYNVETDPDDRVVRRFRDVWERMEINEKVKNLFFLSRCYGAAAIGVGTDSVSCREPLPTFGLTEDDVYINAWDPLNAAGSMVTDQNPNSPYFQSANQTLKINGKSWHPSRTLKIFNGTPIYLEFQNSTFGFTGRSVFQRVLYPLKSYINTMEANDLVSQKAGVLVAKVVQSGSKVDGIMAAATGKKRENVKIAKNGGVISVGEKDDIQSLNLQNIDGALNAVRDNIISDIASGSDVPAILIKEEAFSKGWSEGSEDSKAVSQYIDGVRQQIEPVMDYFERLVQYIAWNEDFYLSLKNDYPDIIKDDYKTTFFQWRREFTATWQELVEESPDKRRESDSKVLQQACTLYTAVVPQIDPENRAAVTEWLASLVNSTQTYGEAPLIIDVDALANYEPPKQETLDGNFQPSGEEAE is encoded by the coding sequence ATGGCTGAGATTCAGATAAGTAACAGCCCCGGCGCGGTGCTGGCTGAGATTCTTGATTCTGAACTTATCCGACCCGGCGGTGATGTTAATTACAATCTGTGTAAATTGCTTTGGCAGTTTCACCCGCTAGGCGGAAAACTGGTTGAAAAACCAATCCTGATGGCAATGTGCAAACCGCGACAGTACAACGTTGAAACTGATCCTGATGATCGCGTTGTACGTCGATTCAGGGATGTATGGGAACGAATGGAGATTAACGAGAAGGTTAAGAACCTTTTCTTTCTTTCCCGCTGCTATGGTGCTGCTGCAATTGGCGTTGGTACCGATAGTGTTTCATGCAGGGAACCGTTGCCCACTTTCGGGCTCACAGAAGATGATGTGTATATTAATGCATGGGATCCGCTGAATGCTGCTGGCTCGATGGTGACAGACCAGAACCCCAATAGCCCTTATTTTCAGAGTGCTAACCAAACACTGAAAATCAACGGTAAAAGCTGGCATCCGTCGCGGACACTGAAAATTTTCAACGGCACACCGATTTATCTTGAGTTCCAGAATTCCACCTTTGGTTTTACTGGCCGCAGCGTGTTTCAGCGTGTGCTTTATCCCCTGAAATCCTACATCAACACGATGGAGGCTAACGACTTAGTTAGCCAGAAAGCCGGGGTGCTGGTGGCGAAAGTCGTACAGTCCGGCTCAAAAGTGGATGGCATTATGGCAGCCGCAACGGGTAAGAAGCGGGAAAACGTCAAAATTGCCAAAAATGGTGGGGTGATTAGTGTTGGTGAAAAAGACGATATTCAATCGTTGAACCTGCAAAATATTGACGGTGCGCTGAATGCTGTGCGCGATAACATTATTTCAGATATTGCCTCAGGCAGTGATGTTCCGGCGATCCTCATTAAAGAAGAAGCCTTCTCAAAAGGCTGGTCTGAAGGCTCTGAGGATTCAAAGGCTGTCAGTCAGTATATCGATGGTGTTCGCCAGCAGATTGAGCCTGTAATGGATTATTTCGAACGTTTGGTGCAGTACATCGCATGGAATGAGGATTTTTATCTTTCCCTGAAAAATGATTACCCCGACATCATAAAGGACGACTATAAAACCACTTTTTTCCAGTGGCGTCGCGAATTCACGGCGACCTGGCAAGAGCTGGTGGAAGAGTCACCTGATAAACGCCGGGAGAGCGACAGTAAAGTACTCCAACAGGCCTGTACTCTATATACCGCTGTTGTTCCTCAGATTGATCCCGAAAACCGGGCTGCCGTAACCGAATGGCTGGCAAGCCTTGTCAATTCCACTCAGACATACGGAGAAGCGCCTCTCATCATTGATGTGGATGCGCTGGCGAACTACGAACCACCGAAGCAGGAGACGCTTGATGGCAACTTCCAGCCGAGCGGGGAGGAAGCGGAGTAG